One window of the Candidatus Zixiibacteriota bacterium genome contains the following:
- a CDS encoding hypothetical protein (Evidence 5 : Unknown function) → MSGLPGSIRALAWNGSEIAAVFLSYSDTMYSVASSIDGENWLTKGTFTQPQAEARIDAIIWAGSFWLLSSAKSIGTSPPRIDSLFIWTSSDLSTWNLRYSDSGGYISDFAFSGTRYIGIGQGMVESINGYDWQRGNLSDIEENGVIWTGQRFITTSYNGSGAYASSEGLTWSKFDNDNIYIRGLLFDGQRVIGVGPDGIFIGEP, encoded by the coding sequence GTGTCCGGCCTTCCGGGCAGTATTAGAGCCCTGGCATGGAACGGATCTGAAATTGCCGCTGTTTTTCTCAGCTATAGCGACACCATGTACAGCGTGGCCAGTTCGATTGACGGTGAAAATTGGTTGACCAAAGGGACTTTTACCCAACCGCAAGCGGAGGCCCGTATAGACGCCATTATTTGGGCTGGGTCATTTTGGCTTCTCTCGTCCGCAAAAAGCATCGGAACATCACCGCCGCGGATTGACAGTTTGTTCATTTGGACTTCATCCGATCTATCGACTTGGAATCTGCGCTACTCGGATTCCGGGGGGTACATATCGGATTTTGCTTTTTCAGGCACGCGATATATCGGTATTGGGCAGGGAATGGTCGAATCTATCAATGGATATGACTGGCAGAGGGGAAATCTCTCTGATATCGAAGAAAATGGTGTGATATGGACTGGTCAAAGGTTCATCACAACCAGCTATAACGGCTCAGGTGCATATGCCTCTTCTGAGGGACTTACCTGGTCAAAATTTGACAATGACAACATCTATATTAGGGGTCTGCTATTTGACGGG